GGCGGGCGCCCCCGGTCCCTGGCGGAACGGCTCGAACAGGGCCGACCGCAGCTCCCGGGGGACGCCGCCGCCGGCGTCCTCCACGGCCAGGAGCACGCCCCCGTCCCGGCGGGCGACCGTGACCCAGACCGGCGTGTCCGGCGTGGTGTGCCGGTCGGCGTTGGCGAGCAGGTTCTCGACGACGCGCTCGACCTTGGCCGGGTCCACCCAGGCCACCACCGGCTCGGCCGTCACGTCCAGCCGCCGCCCGCTGCGCTGCCGCCACTCGGTGGCGACCCGGCCGACGAGCGCGGCGACGTCGGTGCGGCTGCGCCGCGGCTCCACCAGGCCCTTGCTGAGTCGGTCCAGGTCGAGCAGGTCGGACAGGAGCCGGTCGAGCTTGCCGGCGTTGACGACCAGCCGGTCGACCAGGTCGGCGGTGTCATTCTCGGCCAGGCTGGAGCCCGACCGCTTGAGGGTGAGGGCGATGCCGATGACGGTCGCGAGCGGGGTCCGCAGCTCGTGGGAGACGGCGTCAAGGAAGGTGTTCTTCATCTCGTCGAGCGCCCGCAGCTCGTGGGCCGCCTGCCGCTCGCGCTCCAGGGCCTGGCGTTCGCGCTCCAGCGCCTGGCGCAGGCCCTCCTCGGCCAGCTTCTGGTCGGTGATGTCGATGTAGTAGCCCTGCCAGAAGTCGGGCTCGCCGTGCTCGCCGCGGACCAGCACGGCGTGGTCGCGGACCCACACCACCCGGCCGTCCTTGGCGAACACCCGGTACTCCATGTTCCAGGGGTCGCCGGTGCGGTCGACGCGCTCGTTCTCGGCCAGCACCCGCTCGCGGTCGTCGGGATGGATCAGCGTCTTCCAGAAGTCGCGCCGCAGGGTCTCCTCGTGGGTGTAGCCGAGCAGCTGCTGGCTCTGTGGGCTCTCGTAGACGAGGGTCCCCTCGGGGCGGAGCGGCTCCGAATACAGCACCGCGGGGATCTGCTCGGACAGTGCCCGGTAGCGCTCGTCGGCCCCGGGCAGCCAGCCCCGGCCCGGCCCGGCGCCGGCGGCCAGCCGCCCGGCGCGGTCGATGGCCAGCCCGGCCAGCTCCGCGCAGCCGCGCAGCTGCTCGATCTCGTTCTTGCCGGCCACCCGGCCCGGCTCCCTCCAGGCCATGCCCAGCACCCCGACCACCGACCCGTCGGCGGTCAGGGGCACGCACAGCGCCGCCGGCACCTCCTGCTGCCCGCCGCCCTGCGGCGTGCCCGTCCTCCAGGCCTCGCCGGCCAGCCCCTGTCCCTTGCCGAGCCGGCGGCCGACGCAGCCGGCGAAGCGGCCCACCCCCTTGCCCACCACCAGCCGCCGCCCGTCGTCGGCGACCAGCCAGAGCAGCGCGTCCCGGGTCCCGACCAGCCGGGCCGCCCAGGTCACGACCCGCCCGTACAGCTCGTCGAGCTCCGGCGGCCAGCCAGGGACGCCCGCCCCTCCAGGAGGAGCCCCGGGAGCTCCACCCGCCCAGTCGGACCAGGCGTCGGCCTCCATGGCCGGCACGCCCCCTTCTCCCCGCTCGAACATCGGCCCCAGGGGCGCTACGTTACCTTGATTCGCTCCCGGCGACCCTCGGGGCCGGTCCGTTGGATCGCGAAGAAGAGCTGAGCGGTCAGCCGGCGTAGGTGCGCCGGTCGAGGGCCAGCGGGGTCAGGAAGCGGGCGTGCAGCCGGCGATGGGTCCGCCACAGCAGCCAGGCCGAGCCCTTGGGCCAGAGCAGCGGGTCCTCGACGACCAGGCCGGCCGGGACGAGCCGGGCGAACAATCGCCCGATCAGCTCGCCGTGGGTGCACAGCGCCACGCCGGCGGCCTCCGGGTCCACGAAGAGCGACTCCACCCGGGCCGCGTCGGCGTCGGCGCCGAGGGCCGCGACCTCCTCGACCTGGAGCAGGCGGTCGCGCCCGAGCGGCTCGACGGTCTGGAGGCAGCGCGCGG
This DNA window, taken from Actinomycetota bacterium, encodes the following:
- a CDS encoding ATP-binding protein, whose protein sequence is MFERGEGGVPAMEADAWSDWAGGAPGAPPGGAGVPGWPPELDELYGRVVTWAARLVGTRDALLWLVADDGRRLVVGKGVGRFAGCVGRRLGKGQGLAGEAWRTGTPQGGGQQEVPAALCVPLTADGSVVGVLGMAWREPGRVAGKNEIEQLRGCAELAGLAIDRAGRLAAGAGPGRGWLPGADERYRALSEQIPAVLYSEPLRPEGTLVYESPQSQQLLGYTHEETLRRDFWKTLIHPDDRERVLAENERVDRTGDPWNMEYRVFAKDGRVVWVRDHAVLVRGEHGEPDFWQGYYIDITDQKLAEEGLRQALERERQALERERQAAHELRALDEMKNTFLDAVSHELRTPLATVIGIALTLKRSGSSLAENDTADLVDRLVVNAGKLDRLLSDLLDLDRLSKGLVEPRRSRTDVAALVGRVATEWRQRSGRRLDVTAEPVVAWVDPAKVERVVENLLANADRHTTPDTPVWVTVARRDGGVLLAVEDAGGGVPRELRSALFEPFRQGPGAPAHAPGVGIGLSLVARFAELHGGRAWVQDRPGGGASFRVLLPDPPSPADVGR
- a CDS encoding phosphoglycerate mutase family protein, translated to MLIVVRHAEAGSKGSWAGPDLHRPLSPEGHDQAEGLVVRLDDYPVERILSSPAARCLQTVEPLGRDRLLQVEEVAALGADADAARVESLFVDPEAAGVALCTHGELIGRLFARLVPAGLVVEDPLLWPKGSAWLLWRTHRRLHARFLTPLALDRRTYAG